A stretch of the Gossypium hirsutum isolate 1008001.06 chromosome D07, Gossypium_hirsutum_v2.1, whole genome shotgun sequence genome encodes the following:
- the LOC107956670 gene encoding protein SEED AND ROOT HAIR PROTECTIVE PROTEIN has protein sequence MLHLNMVSMEYRLTALRQSQMKQKYLIMAANQTTTSPNQHTKTSLEGNEKPAGYYTTPYVIKPKPEGEEKPNHKPEPEEEKHYYGSKPDNYKQTKEGEKPENERKPYVVKPEPKGEEKSYDGTKPEEMNNRISIAVQGLVLCNTGSKYYPIQGASATITCKAVDEVGAERTVSICSKATDAKGYFFATLSDPGRDKLKLKECKAYLKSSPLEACNVPTNVNKAIEGARLSAFRVLKEKKTKLYSVGPFFYTTQAKPAAAPKYGY, from the exons ATGCTTCATCTAAATATGGTTTCGATGGAATACCGGCTGACAGCCCTCAGGCAAAGCCAGATGAAGCAGAAATACCTCATTATGGCAGCAAACCAGACTACTACAAGCCCCAACCAACATACAAAGACAAGTCTTGAGGGAAATGAAAAGCCTGCAGGTTACTACACGACACCATACGTTATTAAACCAAAGCCAGAAGGAGAGGAAAAGCCTAATCACAAGCCTGAACCTGAAGAAGAAAAACATTATTATGGTAGTAAACCAGACAACTACAAGCAAACAAAGGAAGGTGAAAAACCCGAAAATGAAAGAAAACCATACGTCGTTAAACCAGAGCCAAAAGGTGAAGAAAAGTCTTACGATGGCACAAAACCAGAAGAAATGAATAATCGTATCTCCATTGCTGTTCAAGGGCTTGTTTTATGTAACACAGGTTCCAAGTATTACCCAATTCAAG GGGCTTCTGCAACGATAACATGTAAAGCTGTTGATGAGGTAGGGGCCGAGAGAACTGTCTCCATTTGCAGCAAAGCAACTGATGCAAAAGGTTACTTCTTTGCTACATTGTCTGATCCAGGTCGTGACAAGTTGAAGCTTAAAGAGTGCAAGGCGTACCTTAAAAGCTCTCCATTGGAGGCCTGCAATGTTCCCACTAATGTCAACAAAGCCATTGAGGGTGCTCGTCTTTCTGCTTTCCGTGTTCTAAAGGAGAAGAAGACGAAATTGTATTCTGTGGGGCCTTTCTTCTACACCACCCAAGCTAAACCAGCGGCGGCCCCTAAATATGGTTACTAA
- the LOC107954262 gene encoding ATP-dependent RNA helicase DEAH13, with protein sequence MENSCPHVELKNGQDALSLEASDSNALILPTKRSKKRRGKDQELQRVKGKQNPKLSKSQIRKLKKIEEEKEKELFLAKSIEALEKYKIPEDVYSLLQSSKTIGQAETTREKRRTAIQFSKVGLEVPRSAKSSKVRDGDLSSSSEPEIELEELNSRKDISQNQIEQSIKVEKEVAKHAGDSLASSQKLAFCKDLSASCSYVDTLPTMEAFCKNNDAPLEEGMETSIPKLPVDDGRKSTMSMGPLSASTVVVHVSRPDEIENKRKDLPIVMMEQEIMEAINENSTVIICGETGCGKTTQVPQFLYEAGFGSNQSTIRSGVIGVTQPRRVAVLATAKRVAFELGLHLGKEVGFQVRHDKKIGDRCSIKFMTDGILLREVQNDVLLKRYSVIVLDEAHERSLNTDILIGMLSRVIRLRQDLYEKQQQMVLSGQSISPENMIYPLNLVLMSATLRVEDFISGRRLFCVPPPVIEVPTRQYPVTIHFSKRTELVDYIGQAFKKVMSIHKRLPPGGILVFVTGQREVEYLCRRLRKASKGVITNISKGDKSTEAAPNSQINSVEDINMKDISDAFETNEDSAHQKTDRFSSYDEDQYDYHEDDSDASYDSETDSELETFDEDGNTLDKKSMENSGNLVDVLGGDGNLASLKAAFEALSGKNMLDSNPEGQEAVSINPENSLEQPSAPIEKVSEGNRGLNTGALRVLPLYAMLPAAAQLCVFEEVKDGERLVVVATNVAETSLTIPGIKYVVDTGREKVKNYNPTNGMETYEIQWISKASAAQRAGRAGRTGPGHCYRLCSSAVFSNILPDFSCAEISKIPVDGVVLLMKSMGIDKVANFPFPTSPGPTALVEAERCLKALEALDGSGRLTSVGKAMAHYPMSPRHSRMLLTVIQIMRRVKSYARANLVLGYAVAAAAVLSSTNPFVIQYEESHNQTDEPKWDDGSNPLDSEKVLNKKEKSQKRKLKELAKMSRAKFSNPSSDTLTVAYALQCFELSESQVDFCNENALHLKTMEEMSKLRKQLLQLVFNQNVHCDVGQDFLWTHGTMEDVEQSWRVASSKYPLLLNEEELLGQAICAGWADRVAKRIRGVSRSSEGDRKVNTVRYQACLVTETVFLHRASSLSSSAPEFLVYSELLQTKRPYMHGATSVKSDWLVKYAKSYCTFSAPLTDPKPYYDPQTDEVYCWVVPTFGPHLWQLPMHNLQISSNAHRVTVFAYALLEGQVLPCLKSVKQFMSASPDIILKPESYGLSRVGNLLHKFKTWRIDSCGQLRKIWEDNSRALHSVILDWFQESFHKHFEKLWSEMLSEVFLEPQERFPKRLKRDKRKK encoded by the exons ATGGAAAATTCTTGCCCACATGTAGAGTTGAAGAACGGACAAGATGCATTGAG TTTGGAAGCTAGTGACAGCAATGCTTTAATCTTGCCTACAAAAAGAAGCAAGAAAAGGAGAGGGAAGGATCAG GAACTTCAAAGGGTTAAAGGGAAACAAAACCCTAAACTGAGTAAATCTCAGATAAGAAAGTTGAAGAAGATAGAG gaagagaaagagaaagaactTTTTCTAGCAAAGAGCATTGAGGCATTGGA GAAATACAAGATTCCAGAAGATGTATATTCCTTGCTTCAGTCCTCAAAAACTATCGGTCAG GCTGAAACAACACGGGAAAAACGGAGGACAGCTATTCAATTTTCTAAAGTAGGTTTAGAAGTTCCACGTAGTGCCAAATCTTCTAAAGTGAGAGATGGTGATCTTTCGTCTTCATCAGAACCTGAAATTGAGTTGGAGGAATTAAACTCGAGGAAGGATATTAGCCAAAATCAGATTGAGCAATCCATCAAAGTGGAAAAAGAAGTTGCAAAACATGCGGGTGACTCTTTGGCATCTTCTCAAAAGCTGGCTTTTTGTAAGGACCTATCTGCAAGCTGCAGTTATGTTGATACCTTACCAACTATGGAGGCTTTCTGCAAGAACAATGATGCACCTTTAGAAGAAGGCATGGAAACCTCTATTCCTAAGTTGCCGGTAGATGATGGGAGAAAAAGCACCATGTCTATG GGACCTCTTTCTGCCTCAACTGTTGTAGTGCATGTTTCAAGGCCAGATGAGATTGAGAACAAAAGGAAGGATCTTCCAATAGTCATGATGGAGCAGGAAATAATGGAGGCTATAAATGAGAATTCTACTGTAATTATTTGTGGAGAGACTGGTTGTGGTAAAACCACACAAGTTCCACAG TTTCTTTATGAAGCCGGATTTGGTTCAAACCAGTCTACTATTAGAAGTGGTGTCATTGGTGTTACTCAACCCCGCCGTGTTGCTGTCCTTGCTACTGCTAAGCGAGTTGCCTTTGAGCTTGGCCTTCATCTAGGTAAAGAAGTTGGGTTTCAAGTTAGGCATGACAAGAAGATTGGAGACAGATGCTCTATCAAGTTTATGACTGATGGGATTTTACTTAGAGAAGTTCAG AATGATGTTCTATTAAAGCGCTACTCTGTCATTGTTCTGGATGAGGCTCATGAGCGGAGCTTGAACACAGACATACTTATTGGAATGCTTTCTCGGGTAATTCGACTTCGGCAG GATTTGTATGAGAAGCAACAACAGATGGTTCTTTCAGGACAAAGTATAAGCCCTGAAAACATGATATATCCATTAAACCTTGTTTTGATGAGTGCTACATTGCGAGTGGAGGACTTCATTTCTGGGAGAAGGTTATTTTGTGTTCCTCCTCCTGTAATCGAGGTTCCTACTAGGCAATATCCCGTCACGATACATTTCTCAAAGAGAACAGAGCTTGTGGATTATATTGGTCAAGCCTTCAAAAAGGTCATGTCTATACATAAGAGGCTTCCACCAGGTGGCATACTTGTTTTTGTCACTGGACAGAGAGAAGTAGAGTACTTGTGCCGGAGGTTACGCAAGGCTTCCAAGGGTGTGATCACTAACATTTCTAAAGGGGACAAAAGTACTGAGGCTGCTCCTAACTCTCAAATAAATTCAGTTGAGGACATTAATATGAAGGATATTAGTGATGCATTTGAGACTAATGAAGACTCAGCCCACCAGAAGACTGACAGGTTCAGCTCATATGATGAAGATCAGTATGATTATCATGAGGATGATTCAGATGCTTCTTATGATTCAGAGACGGATAGCGAACTGGAAACTTTTGATGAGGATGGCAACACATTGGATAAAAAATCCATGGAAAATAGTGGTAACTTGGTTGATGTGTTGGGAGGGGATGGAAACCTTGCTTCACTGAAGGCTGCTTTTGAAGCTTTGTCTGGGAAAAATATGTTAGATTCTAATCCTGAGGGACAAGAGGCTGTCTCCATCAATCCAGAGAACAGCTTAGAGCAACCCTCTGCTCCCATTGAAAAAGTTAGTGAAGGTAATAGAGGCCTCAATACTGGTGCCCTACGAGTTCTACCACTTTATGCCATGCTACCTGCAGCTGCACAACTTTGTGTATTTGAGGAGGTGAAGGATGGAGAGCGGCTCGTTGTTGTTGCCACCAATGTGGCTGAAACCTCTTTAACCATCCCTGGAATAAAGTATGTAGTTGACACTGGGAGAGAAAAGGTTAAGAACTACAATCCTACCAATGGTATGGAAACCTATGAGATCCAATGGATAAGTAAAGCATCTGCTGCTCAACGAGCAGGAAGAGCTGGAAGAACCGGTCCTGGCCATTGTTATCGTCTCTGTTCTTCAGCAGTTTTTAGTAACATACTGCCTGATTTCTCTTGCGCTGAGATATCTAAAATACCTGTTGATGGTGTTGTTCTTCTTATGAAATCCATGGGCATCGATAAG GTTGCAAATTTCCCATTCCCGACTTCTCCAGGACCCACTGCGTTGGTTGAAGCAGAGCGTTGTCTGAAAGCTCTTGAAGCACTCGATGGCAGTGGAAGGTTGACATCTGTGGGGAAGGCCATGGCTCATTATCCAATGAGTCCTCGCCACTCAAGGATGCTCCTTACTGTTATCCAGATTATGAGAAGGGTGAAAAGCTATGCCCGGGCTAATCTGGTTCTTGGATATGCAGTTGCAGCTGCTGCAGTTTTGAGCTCGACAAATCCTTTTGTCATACAATATGAAGAAAGCCATAATCAAACTGATGAACCAAAGTGGGATGATGGATCTAATCCCTTAGATAGTGAGAAAGTTTTgaacaagaaagaaaaatcacagaaaagaaagcTAAAAGAATTGGCCAAAATGTCACGAGCTAAATTCTCTAATCCTAGTAGTGATACTCTGACAGTTGCTTATGCATTACAGTGTTTTGAGCTTTCAGAAAGCCAAGTGGACTTCTGCAATGAGAACGCATTACATCTGAAAACCATGGAGGAAATGTCAAAGCTAAGAAAGCAGCTTCTTCAGTTGGTTTTTAATCAAAATGTTCATTGTGATGTTGGACAAGATTTCTTATGGACTCATGGAACCATGGAAGATGTAGAGCAGTCTTGGAGGGTTGCCTCCAGTAAGTACCCACTTTTACTGAACGAGGAAGAGCTCTTAGGACAAGCTATCTGTGCTGGCTGGGCTGATAGGGTTGCCAAACGCATCAGAGGAGTTTCAAGATCGTCTGAAGGCGATAGGAAGGTAAATACAGTTAGGTATCAGGCCTGCTTGGTTACAGAAACCGTCTTTCTCCATCGCGCTTCATCTCTTTCAAGTTCTGCTCCGGAGTTCTTGGTATACAGTGAACTATTACAGACAAAGCGGCCATACATGCATGGGGCAACAAGTGTGAAATCGGATTGGCTTGTTAAATATGCCAAGTCTTATTGCACTTTCTCTGCTCCTCTTACTGATCCTAAACCTTATTACGACCCTCAAACAGATGAAGTATATTGTTGGGTGGTTCCCACGTTCGGGCCTCACCTATGGCAACTTCCAATGCATAATTTGCAGATCAGTAGCAATGCACATCGAGTGACAGTATTTGCATATGCTTTGCTTGAAGGTCAAGTATTGCCATGCTTAAAGTCTGTCAAGCAATTCATGTCAGCTTCTCCTGATATTATTTTAAAGCCAGAATCATATGGTCTAAGTCGAGTCGGAAATCTTTTACATAAGTTCAAGACCTGGAGGATTGACAGTTGTGGTCAGTTAAGAAAGATATGGGAGGACAATTCAAGAGCATTACATTCAGTAATTCTAGACTGGTTTCAAGAAAGTTTCcacaaacattttgaaaagcttTGGTCAGAGATGCTTTCTGAAGTCTTCCTAGAGCCCCAAGAACGTTTTCCCAAGAGATTGAAGAGAGATAAAAGGAAAAAGTAG
- the LOC107954261 gene encoding fumarate hydratase 1, mitochondrial, which translates to MAMYIVSRRLSAGSTTSQLVTSLRYATCWRSFSTSFREERDTFGPINVPSDKLWGAQTQRSLQNFEIGGERERMPEPIIRAFGVLKKCAAKVNMEYGLDPTIGKAIMQAAQEVAEGKLNDHFPLVVWQTGSGTQSNMNANEVIANRAAEILGHQRGEKFVHPNDHVNRSQSSNDTFPTVMHIAAAMEINSRLIPKLKILHSTLHSKSIEFKDIVKIGRTHTQDATPLTLGQEFSGYTTQVKYGIDRVLCTLPRMYQLAQGGTAVGTGLNTKKGFDAKIAAAVADETNLPFVTAENKFEALAAHDAFVETSGALNTVATSLMKVANDIRLLGSGPRCGLGELILPENEPGSSIMPGKVNPTQCEAITMVCAQVMGNHVAITVGGSNGHFELNVFKPMIANALLHSLRLLGDASASFEKNCVRGIQANRERISKLLHESLMLVTSLNPKIGYDNAAAVAKKAHKEGSTLKEAALSLGVLTSEEFDTLVVPEKMIGPSD; encoded by the exons ATGGCGATGTATATCGTATCTCGGCGACTCTCCGCTGGATCCACCACCTCCCAGCTGGTCACCTCTCTCCGTTATGCCACCTGCTGGAGATCCTTCTCCACGTCTTTTAGGGAGGAACGAGACACTTTCGGCCCCATTAACGTTCCCTCCGATAA ATTGTGGGGAGCGCAGACTCAGAGATCGTTACAGAATTTTGAAATTGGGGGAGAGCGTGAACGGATGCCTGAAcctattattcgggcctttggtGTTCTCAAGAAATGTGCTGCCAAG GTTAACATGGAATATGGTCTTGATCCAACCATTGGGAAAGCCATAATGCAAGCAGCCCAAGAAGTAGCCGAAGGAAAACTCAACGATCACTTTCCGCTTGTCGTTTGGCAAACTGGTAGTGGCACCCAGAGTAACATGAATGCCAATGAG GTAATTGCTAATAGAGCAGCTGAGATCCTTGGACATCAGCGTGGTGAAAAGTTTGTGCACCCAAATGATCATGTGAACAGATCTCAATCTTCTAATGACACATTCCCCACT GTAATGCACATTGCAGCTGCTATGGAAATAAACTCAAGATTAAtaccaaaattgaaaattttgcatTCTACCTTACATTCAAAG TCTATTGAATTCAAAGATATTGTTAAAATTGGTCGCACTCACACTCAAGATGCAACACCTTTGACTCTTGGTCAAGAGTTCAGTGGCTATACTACACAA GTCAAGTATGGAATTGATCGAGTTTTGTGCACCCTTCCACGCATGTATCAG CTAGCACAAGGTGGTACTGCCGTTGGGACAGGATTGAACACAAAGAAAGG GTTTGATGCAAAAATTGCTGCGGCTGTAGCAGATGAGACAAACTTGCCATTTGTCACAGCAGAAAATAAGTTTGAAGCTTTG GCTGCACATGATGCCTTTGTTGAAACTAGCGGAGCCCTAAACACTGTTGCTACATCCCTGATGAAGGTTGCAAATGACATACGCTTACTGGGAAG TGGTCCCCGATGTGGCCTTGGTGAGCTCATTCTTCCTGAAAACGAGCCAGGCAGCAGTATAATGCCT GGGAAGGTAAACCCTACCCAGTGTGAGGCTATCACTATGGTCTGTGCCCAG GTAATGGGTAACCATGTTGCTATCACAGTGGGCGGATCCAATGGCCACTTTGAATTGAATGTGTTCAAGCCAATGATTGCTAATGCACTCCTGCAT TCATTAAGATTGCTGGGTGACGCATCTGCTTCATTTGAGAAGAACTGCGTGAGGGGAATTCAAGCCAATAGGGAAAGAATTTCTAAATTACTGCATGAG TCTCTAATGCTTGTCACATCTTTGAACCCT AAAATTGGTTACGACAATGCTGCAGCAGTTGCCAAGAAAGCACACAAGGAGGGGTCCACTTTGAAG GAAGCAGCATTGAGCCTTGGTGTGCTCACAAGCGAAGAATTTGACACTCTTGTGGTGCCTGAGAAAATGATTGGCCCATCtgactga